In Proteiniborus ethanoligenes, a single window of DNA contains:
- a CDS encoding leucine-rich repeat protein, translating into MKQTWKRIGSLVLALCMVVSMLPGAVFAGGGDEFTIENLAYKVLTEDKEAKTGTVVLVGYAGSEPTGTLTVAEAVYNNGINYSITEIGEDAFNWCNELTAVVIGDNVENIGKGAFKYSDNIVNITLGNAVKTIGEGAFAANKNLTQIDTTNVVTISKSAFNSSALVGIDIGDFVKTIGENAFYSCMDLTEVNFSANSSLETIEDGVFSYCNSLEEISLPDSLKTLGRWVFGCYELESISIGKNVESIRTNAIYNVPVLKNLTVDSDNANYMTEDNILYNKGKTTLIRYAPGKSETTFEISNTVTKIEECAFYGAGNLIDVIVLDSIETIGDEAFLHSNFTSITFLGDTPPIVGNKIFSYCNNLMNIYVPSGSVDEYKSALGDYAEKVKAQATIDQTGWEALIANPNTEIKDGDIIILGEDVTGNLSRTTDLSNLTIEGNGHTINGRLWFGKEINLTLKDITVQGPDDSEAIRLSTGGKLKTIGKVEINGGNGIGYLGMSGVFSGIDLTITASDGTKITAGDASEDFNLSGSAVWVQSGNLTLDGGSPIFQGGKGYSSYGALVGRDDNLKDLIISSGSPKLIGGSFNDSGSNGAFVYGGIHISSAGSPEFIGADGKENSYRANGAWAHKLEITAGSPKFKGGSVSKEKSYAGHGISLYDSATISGNASPSFTGGNGVSLEYGGDGLNFTECLTISTSGDVEFIGGSNCQHGIGQNASISGTQTGINLKNLKGKIIADSTKGEYSAIGLYVGCTITYPDGLAEAKKYNGTGKMYVLDMGDMSTVYTATLNINLDDSPFTSQVGGYTLKLEGDESMAFAMNGSGATRTAEVPKGTWKVYENFDDIYTGVNITINDAPTSGTLDYYTVKYSATKEGTTSEGRIELSVTTLDGVELDNISYLIKGDKASFAATGMGAESYTYRWSGTHGTDTISSTGSIYTINPVQGKIDITCTITGTGTSSVPIPGDSGIITVTDITENSLTLNWANATRTVEGGLKYVVFQSKGANISTVSECTSHPELLLNGEPSDINTYAVSGLSPNTTYYFNVIVTDDKMGMAAYTMVSATTTSDGNEGNGGGGNGSGSGGPSGGSTTTPITITPGNKPNQPITASAPVTATAGTGGTANAAITDKIITDTIAKAQADAKSQGKTVNGTSVALNVTMPQGATALTVTLTPNSLNSLVSAGVISLEINGAPVSLGLDLTALKEIQKQSGGNITISIAPATELSKEAKALMGNRPVYNITISTVKDGKTTNVNSLGNGTATLLIHYTPGKNEAVGYLFGVYVDAKGKATQIDGSTYDTNVGAILLSTNHFSVYGVGYTAPSAKFTDISTHWNKEAIDYVVGRGLLSGTSETTFAPNTAMTRGMLVTALGRLAGVDTKLYTTNSFTDVKADSDFRPYIEWAYQKGIVHGIGKQQFAPDRAITREEIAVIFANYAKSTGYKLPVIREATTYSDASSIGSAYKTAVMAMQQAGIMMGGTDNKFNPKASATRAEVSSMLHRYIKLTIDPVTAQGWALNDVGQWLYYKEGKALTSTQTIDGMKYLFNTNGTLKTGWVKEVDNWRYYSGNKILTGWWDIGSDATKKTYYFETNGNMISGKWLQIDDKWYYLGVDGSLAKNTTIDGHEVDDNGVRKNK; encoded by the coding sequence ATGAAACAAACATGGAAACGAATCGGCAGCTTGGTTCTCGCATTATGTATGGTAGTTAGCATGCTACCGGGAGCAGTTTTTGCTGGAGGGGGTGATGAGTTTACTATCGAAAATCTTGCTTATAAGGTATTGACGGAGGATAAAGAGGCTAAAACCGGCACAGTGGTTCTTGTGGGATATGCAGGAAGTGAACCGACAGGTACGCTTACCGTGGCGGAGGCAGTATATAACAATGGCATAAACTACAGCATAACGGAAATTGGAGAAGATGCCTTTAATTGGTGCAACGAACTGACAGCAGTTGTAATAGGCGATAATGTGGAGAATATCGGAAAAGGTGCATTTAAGTATAGCGATAATATAGTCAATATTACACTGGGTAATGCTGTAAAAACTATCGGAGAAGGAGCTTTTGCTGCTAATAAAAACCTAACCCAGATAGACACTACAAATGTAGTGACCATAAGTAAAAGTGCCTTTAATAGCTCTGCCTTGGTGGGCATTGATATTGGGGATTTTGTAAAGACCATCGGCGAGAATGCTTTCTACTCATGTATGGACTTGACGGAAGTAAATTTTTCGGCAAACTCCTCCTTAGAAACCATAGAAGATGGTGTTTTTAGCTATTGTAATTCGTTAGAAGAGATTAGTCTGCCCGATTCACTAAAGACCCTAGGAAGATGGGTTTTTGGCTGTTATGAATTAGAAAGTATCAGTATAGGCAAAAATGTAGAATCAATAAGGACTAATGCAATTTACAATGTCCCCGTATTAAAAAATTTAACGGTAGATTCAGATAATGCAAATTATATGACAGAGGATAATATCCTTTATAATAAGGGCAAAACTACTTTAATAAGGTATGCACCCGGTAAATCAGAGACAACTTTTGAGATATCTAATACGGTAACAAAAATTGAAGAATGTGCCTTTTATGGTGCAGGTAATTTAATAGATGTAATTGTACTTGATTCGATAGAAACCATTGGTGATGAAGCATTTTTACATTCGAATTTTACAAGCATAACCTTCTTAGGTGATACACCGCCGATTGTAGGAAATAAAATATTTTCGTACTGCAATAATCTGATGAATATCTATGTGCCCTCAGGCAGTGTGGATGAATACAAGTCTGCATTGGGCGATTATGCTGAAAAAGTTAAAGCACAAGCCACAATAGACCAGACTGGCTGGGAGGCTTTAATTGCTAATCCTAATACAGAAATAAAAGATGGCGATATTATTATTTTGGGCGAAGATGTAACTGGGAATCTTTCCAGAACTACTGATTTGTCGAACCTTACTATAGAGGGCAATGGTCATACTATTAACGGGAGATTGTGGTTTGGTAAAGAAATAAATCTTACTTTAAAGGATATAACAGTGCAAGGGCCAGATGATTCGGAGGCTATTCGTTTGTCTACTGGAGGTAAGCTTAAAACTATAGGCAAGGTGGAAATCAATGGTGGAAATGGAATAGGTTATTTAGGTATGTCAGGGGTATTTAGTGGTATCGACTTGACTATTACTGCCAGTGACGGCACTAAAATTACTGCTGGAGATGCCAGCGAAGATTTCAATTTAAGCGGCTCCGCCGTGTGGGTACAAAGTGGCAATCTTACACTAGATGGTGGCAGTCCCATATTCCAAGGAGGCAAGGGCTATAGCTCTTATGGTGCACTTGTAGGTAGAGATGATAATCTGAAAGATCTTATCATAAGCTCTGGCAGCCCCAAATTAATTGGCGGTTCTTTTAATGATAGTGGTTCTAACGGTGCATTTGTATATGGAGGCATTCACATATCCTCCGCTGGCAGCCCGGAGTTTATAGGTGCTGATGGTAAGGAGAATAGTTACAGAGCTAATGGTGCTTGGGCACACAAATTGGAGATAACAGCAGGCAGCCCTAAATTTAAGGGGGGCTCAGTCTCAAAAGAGAAATCATACGCCGGTCATGGTATCTCTTTATATGACAGTGCAACTATATCTGGTAATGCCTCCCCCAGCTTTACAGGTGGAAATGGCGTGTCCCTAGAGTACGGTGGAGATGGTCTTAACTTTACTGAATGTTTAACCATTTCTACATCAGGGGATGTAGAATTTATCGGGGGCAGTAATTGCCAACATGGCATAGGGCAAAATGCCAGTATTTCTGGGACACAAACTGGCATTAACCTAAAGAACCTTAAGGGAAAAATTATTGCAGATAGCACCAAGGGTGAATATAGTGCTATCGGATTGTATGTAGGCTGCACTATAACCTACCCCGATGGGCTGGCAGAAGCAAAAAAATATAATGGAACTGGCAAAATGTATGTTTTAGATATGGGTGATATGAGCACTGTCTACACTGCCACATTAAATATCAATCTAGATGATTCCCCATTTACTAGTCAAGTGGGCGGATATACGCTAAAACTTGAAGGAGATGAATCCATGGCATTCGCCATGAATGGTTCCGGAGCGACGAGGACGGCCGAAGTGCCTAAAGGTACCTGGAAAGTGTATGAAAATTTTGATGACATCTACACAGGTGTAAATATTACTATAAATGATGCCCCTACTAGTGGAACCCTAGATTATTATACTGTCAAATATTCTGCCACAAAAGAAGGAACAACTAGTGAGGGAAGAATTGAACTGTCCGTAACAACTTTGGATGGGGTTGAGTTAGATAACATTAGTTACCTCATAAAAGGCGATAAAGCATCTTTCGCCGCTACTGGTATGGGTGCAGAAAGCTACACCTACAGATGGAGCGGTACTCATGGCACGGACACAATTAGCAGCACAGGCAGTATTTACACGATAAATCCTGTGCAGGGTAAGATAGATATTACTTGCACGATTACAGGAACCGGCACAAGCAGTGTACCAATACCAGGCGATTCGGGAATAATCACCGTAACTGACATCACAGAAAACTCCCTAACCCTTAACTGGGCAAATGCAACTAGAACGGTTGAAGGCGGTTTGAAATATGTAGTGTTTCAATCCAAAGGTGCAAACATTTCTACAGTAAGCGAATGTACTAGTCACCCGGAATTGCTGTTGAACGGCGAACCCAGCGACATTAACACCTATGCTGTCAGCGGCTTATCACCGAATACGACCTACTATTTTAATGTAATCGTCACAGATGATAAGATGGGCATGGCGGCCTATACGATGGTATCTGCTACAACAACTAGCGATGGCAATGAAGGCAATGGTGGCGGTGGTAATGGCTCTGGTTCCGGTGGTCCCTCCGGTGGAAGCACGACTACACCAATCACAATAACACCGGGAAACAAACCGAACCAGCCTATTACGGCATCGGCTCCTGTCACGGCAACAGCGGGAACAGGCGGCACAGCCAACGCAGCGATAACGGATAAAATCATTACAGATACCATCGCAAAGGCACAGGCTGATGCCAAGTCACAGGGAAAGACTGTCAACGGAACCTCTGTTGCATTGAATGTTACCATGCCGCAGGGTGCAACTGCCCTGACAGTAACTCTGACCCCAAATTCCCTGAACAGCCTTGTCAGTGCAGGAGTAATCAGCCTTGAAATCAATGGTGCACCAGTTTCTCTCGGACTTGACCTCACCGCCCTCAAGGAAATCCAGAAACAGAGTGGTGGAAATATTACGATCAGCATAGCTCCAGCAACCGAGCTTTCCAAGGAAGCAAAGGCTCTTATGGGCAATCGGCCAGTGTATAACATCACCATCAGCACCGTGAAGGATGGGAAAACCACCAATGTAAACAGTCTTGGCAACGGTACGGCAACCCTGTTGATCCATTACACGCCCGGCAAAAACGAAGCCGTAGGCTATCTGTTCGGCGTGTATGTAGATGCAAAGGGCAAAGCGACCCAGATTGACGGCTCCACCTACGACACCAACGTAGGGGCTATCCTACTTTCTACCAACCATTTCTCGGTGTACGGCGTAGGCTACACAGCTCCAAGCGCAAAGTTTACCGACATCAGCACACATTGGAACAAGGAAGCCATCGACTATGTGGTAGGCAGGGGACTGCTCTCTGGTACCTCAGAAACCACCTTCGCGCCCAATACCGCCATGACACGGGGAATGCTGGTGACGGCTCTCGGAAGACTGGCAGGAGTGGACACCAAGCTCTATACCACAAACAGCTTTACCGATGTAAAAGCCGACAGTGACTTCCGTCCTTATATCGAATGGGCATACCAAAAGGGCATCGTGCATGGCATCGGCAAGCAGCAGTTTGCACCTGACCGGGCAATTACCCGTGAAGAAATTGCGGTCATCTTCGCAAACTACGCCAAATCCACTGGCTACAAACTGCCTGTGATCCGTGAGGCAACCACCTATTCAGACGCTTCCAGTATAGGTAGTGCTTACAAAACGGCGGTAATGGCTATGCAGCAGGCAGGAATTATGATGGGCGGCACAGACAATAAGTTTAATCCCAAAGCCAGTGCCACCCGTGCAGAGGTTTCCTCTATGCTGCACCGCTATATTAAACTGACCATCGACCCCGTCACCGCACAGGGATGGGCACTGAACGATGTGGGACAGTGGCTGTACTACAAAGAGGGCAAGGCTCTCACCAGCACGCA
- a CDS encoding helix-turn-helix transcriptional regulator, which yields MGYYPHLNDIYITERLKERLFEISNHPITTVTAPMGFGKTTAVNWWAKRLAKKHNKLTVLRQMIVTDSVTDFWSGFCRAFKSYPELTEQMKALGYPKDAQAISLLAEMLSDALSQSACPVYFIMDDLHLLEKSIVTPLLLLLSRNLPDYVHLILLSRNQIFNEKDRMCLGNLNCEIGADDLRLNRQELEAYAYRCGLAASSEEMDTLALTSEGWISMVYLNFKSYTQSGHWLSGSSDIFTLIHQVLLTPLPERQREFLILVGMTDEFTAEQAAYLWQDLDAEDLLDSLSKNNAFITRNENGIYRCHHMLRHCVRLMFAEKPEDYRRESYSRLGNWHLGQQEYIPSYFAFAAATDFPGLLATLTKDKAKSLNSEHSQAFFDWLTECPEEILLKHPPALVVCMVKMFSFHNIPEIKRMKSLLLKALEQDTDLTPQERDNLLGDAEVAESFLAYNDISAMSAYHRRACSLLDRTTMSIDPKGAWTFSAPSILMMYHRQPGYADSETAEMKECMPYYYQVSDGHGNGAEYSFAADLFYERGEMIDADISNRMALSAARRKNQHSVMLCCEFLDLRIALFHGDYEKVKQRSTEIREWLYKERQYTLLNTLDMCMGFLHALLCIPEFAPKWFAEGKLSEALVMFPATPMLHTFYNQLLLAQGEWTAVLARREECERLYVVYHNVLCEIWLHIQLAAALEQLGRHEGARRELRLALQLALPDDILLPFAESEIYILELLKELQGIGVYAEEIEHILPLAEQFRTARENIRREYLGENETYGLSERELEIARLAARRKTNLEIAEELHLAEGTVRNQLSRIFDKLGIGGEGKNKRNLLEDLLKIKK from the coding sequence ATGGGTTATTACCCACATTTAAACGACATCTATATCACTGAGCGATTAAAAGAACGGCTTTTTGAAATCAGTAACCATCCAATCACCACCGTCACCGCCCCGATGGGTTTTGGAAAAACAACGGCAGTAAACTGGTGGGCAAAGCGACTGGCAAAAAAACACAATAAATTAACAGTCTTACGCCAGATGATTGTCACGGACAGTGTGACCGATTTCTGGAGCGGATTTTGCCGAGCATTCAAGAGCTATCCTGAACTGACCGAACAGATGAAGGCCCTCGGCTACCCTAAGGATGCTCAGGCCATATCCCTACTTGCAGAGATGCTTAGCGATGCCTTATCACAAAGTGCTTGCCCAGTTTATTTCATCATGGACGATCTCCACCTTTTGGAGAAAAGCATAGTCACCCCTCTTCTTCTGTTGCTTTCCCGAAACCTGCCCGACTATGTACATCTCATTCTCTTGTCCCGCAATCAGATTTTCAATGAGAAAGATCGGATGTGCCTGGGCAATCTGAACTGTGAAATCGGAGCGGATGACTTGAGGCTTAATCGGCAGGAGTTGGAGGCCTACGCCTATCGCTGTGGCCTTGCGGCATCCTCCGAGGAGATGGACACTCTCGCACTGACCAGCGAGGGATGGATTTCTATGGTCTATCTTAACTTTAAATCCTATACACAGAGCGGGCATTGGCTGTCCGGCTCATCAGATATTTTCACACTTATTCACCAGGTGCTGCTCACGCCTCTGCCAGAACGTCAGCGGGAATTTCTCATTCTCGTCGGCATGACCGATGAATTTACAGCCGAACAGGCGGCTTACCTGTGGCAGGACCTCGATGCGGAGGATTTGCTGGATTCCCTTTCTAAAAACAACGCCTTTATTACAAGAAATGAAAATGGGATTTACCGCTGCCATCATATGCTGCGACACTGTGTCCGGCTGATGTTTGCTGAAAAGCCAGAGGATTACCGACGAGAAAGCTATTCACGGTTGGGAAACTGGCATTTGGGTCAGCAGGAGTACATACCCTCTTATTTTGCCTTTGCAGCTGCGACAGATTTCCCAGGACTATTAGCAACGCTGACAAAGGATAAGGCAAAAAGCCTAAACAGTGAGCATAGTCAGGCGTTTTTTGACTGGCTTACCGAATGCCCAGAGGAAATCCTTTTGAAGCATCCACCCGCCCTCGTCGTCTGCATGGTCAAGATGTTTTCCTTTCACAACATTCCTGAAATCAAGCGGATGAAGTCACTGCTTCTCAAGGCACTGGAGCAGGATACCGACCTGACCCCACAAGAGCGTGACAACCTACTCGGCGATGCGGAGGTGGCGGAGAGCTTTCTTGCTTACAATGATATCTCAGCCATGAGTGCTTACCACCGCAGGGCTTGCTCTTTGCTTGACCGCACCACCATGAGCATAGACCCGAAAGGGGCATGGACATTTTCAGCACCGTCCATTCTGATGATGTACCACCGTCAGCCAGGATATGCGGACAGTGAAACTGCTGAGATGAAAGAATGCATGCCATACTACTATCAGGTGTCGGATGGTCATGGAAACGGTGCAGAATACAGCTTTGCTGCGGATTTGTTCTATGAACGGGGGGAAATGATCGATGCTGACATCTCAAACCGTATGGCACTGTCGGCGGCGAGGCGAAAAAATCAGCACAGTGTTATGCTGTGTTGCGAGTTTCTCGACCTGCGTATCGCACTGTTTCACGGCGATTATGAAAAAGTCAAACAGAGAAGTACAGAGATACGGGAATGGCTTTATAAGGAACGGCAATACACGCTTTTGAATACCTTGGATATGTGCATGGGCTTTCTCCATGCCCTGCTGTGTATCCCAGAATTTGCACCTAAATGGTTCGCTGAGGGAAAGCTGTCCGAAGCCTTGGTCATGTTCCCCGCTACGCCTATGCTGCACACCTTCTATAACCAACTGCTGTTGGCACAGGGAGAATGGACGGCGGTATTGGCACGACGTGAGGAATGCGAAAGGCTCTACGTCGTCTACCACAATGTCCTCTGCGAAATTTGGCTTCACATCCAGCTTGCTGCAGCCCTTGAACAGCTTGGCAGACATGAAGGAGCCCGCAGGGAGCTGAGGTTGGCATTACAATTAGCACTTCCCGATGATATACTTTTGCCCTTTGCCGAAAGCGAGATATACATTCTTGAACTGCTGAAGGAACTGCAAGGCATAGGTGTATATGCAGAGGAAATCGAGCATATTCTGCCTTTGGCGGAACAATTTCGCACTGCAAGGGAGAACATTCGCCGAGAGTATTTGGGAGAAAACGAAACCTACGGACTGTCCGAACGGGAGCTTGAAATCGCAAGGTTAGCTGCAAGGCGCAAAACCAATCTGGAGATTGCCGAGGAGCTTCACCTTGCCGAGGGAACTGTTCGCAACCAGCTATCGCGGATTTTTGATAAGCTGGGCATTGGGGGAGAAGGCAAAAATAAGCGCAACTTGCTTGAAGATTTGCTGAAAATAAAAAAATAG
- a CDS encoding ferritin → MLSEKLAKALNDQMNYEFLSAHYYLAMAAYFEDQDLSGFGNFFIMQAAEERFHAMKFYNFINEMEERATIQAISEPQNEFKSYVDVFEVALAHEKEVTKRIYNLMDIATEEKEYATISFLNWFIDEQVEEEASMSTIIKKLQRIGDDNHAVYALDQELAARVFTPPVAAE, encoded by the coding sequence ATGTTATCAGAAAAATTAGCAAAAGCATTAAATGATCAAATGAACTATGAATTTTTATCTGCCCACTACTATCTTGCAATGGCTGCATATTTTGAAGACCAGGATTTAAGCGGATTTGGGAACTTTTTTATTATGCAAGCAGCAGAAGAAAGATTCCATGCTATGAAATTCTATAATTTTATTAATGAAATGGAAGAGAGAGCTACAATTCAAGCTATAAGTGAGCCACAAAATGAGTTCAAATCATATGTAGATGTATTTGAAGTTGCATTAGCTCACGAGAAGGAAGTAACTAAGAGAATTTATAATCTTATGGATATAGCTACTGAAGAAAAAGAATATGCTACTATTAGCTTCTTAAACTGGTTTATAGATGAACAAGTTGAAGAAGAAGCAAGCATGAGTACTATTATTAAAAAGTTACAAAGAATTGGTGATGATAACCACGCAGTATATGCGTTAGACCAAGAACTAGCTGCACGTGTATTTACACCTCCAGTAGCTGCAGAATAA
- a CDS encoding L,D-transpeptidase family protein, translated as MSRRTMIVTVGFLCILAVLLIGDLIITNSSTYKSKSNGEKLVEIYKKQDDIKNRNLSILIEIDSKLLYLIDTDTNEIIKKYVVATGKKDTPTPIGSFKIVHKAIWGEGFGTRWMGLDVPWGKYGIHGTNKPQSIGYSSSQGCIRMNNRDIEELYSLVKYGTRVAIVGGPYGPFNYGFRTLMHGDRGADVQEVQKRLKQLGYYNGAIDGIFGYGMKEAVAKFYKDNKMPVSDRIGPDAYKKLNIVLMD; from the coding sequence ATGTCAAGACGGACTATGATAGTTACAGTAGGCTTTTTATGCATATTAGCAGTTCTTCTTATAGGGGACCTAATTATAACAAATTCAAGTACCTACAAAAGCAAGAGTAATGGTGAAAAGCTAGTAGAAATATATAAGAAACAAGATGATATAAAAAATAGAAATCTTTCAATATTAATTGAGATAGACTCAAAGCTATTATATTTAATCGATACAGATACTAATGAAATTATCAAAAAATATGTTGTAGCTACAGGCAAAAAAGATACTCCCACTCCCATAGGAAGCTTTAAGATAGTACATAAAGCTATATGGGGAGAAGGCTTTGGTACTAGGTGGATGGGTTTGGATGTACCCTGGGGTAAATACGGCATACATGGAACTAACAAGCCACAGTCCATAGGCTATAGCTCTTCTCAAGGCTGTATTAGAATGAATAATAGAGATATAGAGGAGCTATATAGTCTTGTTAAATATGGAACTAGAGTTGCTATTGTGGGAGGTCCTTATGGTCCATTTAATTATGGGTTTAGAACCTTAATGCATGGAGATAGAGGAGCAGATGTACAAGAGGTTCAGAAAAGATTAAAGCAGCTAGGATATTATAATGGAGCTATAGATGGTATATTTGGTTATGGAATGAAGGAGGCTGTTGCTAAATTTTATAAGGATAATAAAATGCCTGTTAGTGATAGAATAGGACCTGATGCATATAAAAAGCTTAATATAGTATTAATGGATTAG